A genomic stretch from bacterium includes:
- a CDS encoding aspartate carbamoyltransferase catalytic subunit produces MLKSKDLLGIRELEVGEIELILDQTAKLEEVSNRAVKKLPALRGKIVANLFYTPSTRTRISFERACKALSADLINIGQLPSALGETLTDTALTLQAMGVDIIVVRHHLAGAPVQLARNIEASVINAGDGAHEHPTQALVDAYTIRQSRGRIEGLKVALLGDIRHASAVKSDLYCLVKLGAQVAVGAPSTMIPEGLSEFGCQVFHTVEEAVDSADVIITTRVSLDYGNDKLLPSLREYSRFYSLNSERLALAKPDVMILHSGAINRGVEITSTVAERARPHLQRQIAAGVTVRMAVLYLLAMGRGVS; encoded by the coding sequence ATGCTCAAGAGTAAAGACCTGTTGGGTATCCGCGAGCTCGAGGTCGGCGAGATCGAGCTCATTCTCGACCAGACGGCCAAGCTGGAGGAGGTCTCCAACCGGGCGGTGAAGAAACTGCCCGCCCTGCGCGGCAAGATTGTCGCCAACCTCTTCTACACCCCCTCCACCCGGACGCGCATCTCTTTCGAGAGGGCCTGCAAAGCCCTTTCCGCCGATTTGATCAACATCGGCCAGCTCCCCAGCGCCCTGGGCGAGACCCTCACCGACACCGCCCTGACCCTCCAGGCCATGGGGGTGGACATCATCGTCGTGCGGCATCACCTGGCCGGCGCGCCGGTGCAGCTCGCGCGCAACATCGAGGCCAGCGTCATCAACGCCGGCGACGGGGCACACGAGCACCCGACCCAGGCCCTGGTGGACGCCTACACCATCCGCCAGTCTCGGGGGCGGATCGAGGGGCTGAAGGTCGCGCTGTTGGGCGATATCCGCCACGCCTCGGCCGTCAAGAGCGACCTTTATTGCCTGGTCAAGCTGGGGGCCCAGGTCGCCGTGGGCGCCCCCAGCACCATGATTCCCGAGGGGCTCTCCGAGTTCGGCTGCCAGGTTTTCCACACCGTCGAGGAGGCGGTGGACTCGGCCGACGTCATCATCACCACCCGTGTCAGCCTGGACTACGGCAACGACAAGCTCCTGCCCAGCCTCCGTGAATACTCACGCTTCTACAGCTTGAACTCCGAGCGGCTCGCGCTGGCCAAGCCCGACGTGATGATCCTGCACTCCGGGGCCATCAACCGCGGGGTGGAGATCACCTCCACCGTGGCCGAGCGCGCCCGTCCCCATCTCCAGCGTCAGATCGCCGCCGGGGTCACCGTCCGCATGGCGGTGCTCTACCTGTTGGCGATGGGGAGGGGGGTGTCATGA
- a CDS encoding dihydroorotase translates to MKSLLLKGGRVLDPANDLDSPADLLMEKGRVTKVGRDVTAKGAEVLDCSGLLVTPGLLDTKVHLNEPGREDRETIATGTRAAVLGGYTAVACRSTREMVMDNQTVVQFIRRRAARDGVVRVYPIGAVTKRMAGEELAELGELAAAGALAVSDDDHPVADAAVMRRALIYARMFDLPVLSFPLDPELAADGVMHEGRTSTELGLPGVPSVAEEVIAARELIFADSLGCPVHLSPVSSADTVGILRYARERGVPLSAEVTPHNLLLTDAACEGYDTNAKVSPPLRTEADRRVLVGAVADGTISVIASDHSPCTVAEKQTEFARAADGIAGLETAFAALYTGLVLTGELPLERLIRAMTTAPAKVLGLALGSLTPGYPADVTVWDLEREWTVDVEHFASKGRNNPFHGTRLKGRSVVVIVGGRLVVRDGELID, encoded by the coding sequence ATGAAGTCGCTGCTCTTGAAAGGCGGGCGGGTTCTGGACCCGGCCAACGATCTGGACTCACCGGCCGACCTCTTGATGGAAAAGGGCCGCGTCACCAAGGTGGGCCGGGACGTCACGGCCAAGGGAGCGGAGGTCCTCGACTGTTCCGGCCTTCTCGTCACGCCGGGGCTCCTGGACACCAAGGTCCACTTGAACGAGCCCGGCCGCGAGGATCGGGAAACCATCGCCACCGGCACCCGCGCCGCCGTCCTGGGGGGCTACACCGCCGTCGCCTGCCGCAGCACGCGGGAGATGGTGATGGACAACCAGACGGTGGTGCAGTTCATCCGCCGCCGGGCCGCCCGGGACGGCGTTGTGCGGGTTTATCCCATCGGCGCCGTGACCAAGCGCATGGCGGGAGAGGAGCTGGCCGAGCTGGGCGAGCTGGCCGCCGCCGGGGCGCTGGCCGTTTCCGACGACGACCACCCCGTGGCCGACGCCGCCGTCATGCGCCGCGCCCTCATCTACGCGCGGATGTTCGATCTCCCCGTCCTCAGTTTCCCCCTGGACCCGGAACTAGCCGCCGACGGGGTGATGCACGAGGGGCGGACGAGCACCGAGCTCGGTCTTCCCGGCGTCCCCTCGGTGGCCGAAGAGGTTATCGCCGCCCGAGAACTCATCTTCGCCGATTCCCTGGGGTGTCCCGTCCACCTAAGCCCCGTCTCCAGCGCAGACACGGTGGGCATTCTCCGGTACGCCCGGGAGCGCGGCGTCCCCCTTAGCGCCGAGGTGACGCCCCACAACCTGCTCCTGACCGACGCCGCCTGCGAGGGCTACGACACGAACGCCAAAGTTTCCCCTCCCCTGAGGACCGAGGCTGACCGGAGGGTTCTGGTCGGCGCCGTGGCCGACGGGACTATTTCCGTCATCGCCAGCGACCACTCCCCCTGCACCGTGGCCGAGAAGCAGACCGAGTTCGCCCGGGCCGCCGACGGCATAGCCGGCCTCGAGACGGCCTTCGCCGCCCTCTACACCGGACTGGTCCTCACCGGCGAGCTTCCCCTGGAGCGCCTCATCCGGGCCATGACCACCGCGCCGGCCAAGGTTCTGGGCCTTGCCCTCGGCTCCCTGACCCCGGGCTACCCCGCCGACGTGACCGTCTGGGACCTGGAGCGAGAGTGGACGGTGGACGTGGAGCATTTCGCCAGCAAGGGGCGCAACAACCCCTTCCACGGAACGCGGCTGAAGGGCAGATCCGTGGTGGTTATCGTGGGCGGCCGCTTAGTGGTCCGAGACGGCGAACTGATAGACTGA
- the pyrR gene encoding bifunctional pyr operon transcriptional regulator/uracil phosphoribosyltransferase PyrR, with amino-acid sequence MAEKNQELIRTGIVADGDRLEELLDDLVERVAREYAEEPDLAVVGVRAGGERLAHLLAERLTELKGTPVPLGFVDITLYRDDIHRLGYLPQVGATEIDFPLDDVVVLLADDVLFTGRTVRAAIDELIDFGRPKAIRLVVVAERPGRELPLQPDYVGLHVTPAPGELVLVRLDDPEPGVFLYRR; translated from the coding sequence ATGGCTGAGAAGAACCAAGAACTGATACGAACCGGGATCGTCGCCGACGGCGACCGGCTGGAGGAGCTCCTCGACGACCTGGTGGAGCGGGTGGCGCGGGAGTACGCCGAAGAGCCGGACCTCGCCGTGGTCGGGGTGCGCGCCGGCGGAGAGAGGCTCGCCCACCTCCTGGCCGAAAGGCTCACCGAGCTGAAGGGGACCCCGGTGCCCCTGGGGTTCGTGGACATCACCCTCTACCGGGACGACATCCACCGGTTGGGCTATCTGCCCCAGGTGGGCGCCACCGAAATTGACTTCCCCCTCGACGACGTGGTGGTGCTCCTGGCCGATGACGTCCTCTTCACGGGCCGGACCGTCCGGGCCGCCATAGACGAGCTCATAGACTTCGGCCGCCCCAAGGCGATACGCCTCGTCGTCGTCGCCGAGCGGCCGGGGAGGGAGCTTCCCCTCCAGCCGGACTACGTGGGCCTCCACGTTACACCCGCCCCGGGAGAGCTGGTCCTGGTGCGGCTGGACGACCCCGAACCGGGCGTGTTTCTCTACCGGCGCTGA